One segment of Anatilimnocola aggregata DNA contains the following:
- a CDS encoding phosphatase PAP2 family protein: MISRRKSFYCRVPRRLSFEQLDAREVMAGDVVSEWNGVALDAIRLAATSPPVASRALAILHVAIFDAVNSIDRTHTPYKVQLEVSATASREAAVIAAAHEVLTAIFPAQVTTFNNFRDLTLQQVPDGPNETAGVNLGRQVAQDILALRNGDGSATAAIPYTPGSDVGEWIPTPPANANALLPGWGQVTPFTLTTGNQFAPNGIPELNSAEYAAAFAEVKSLGAIDSTTRTQDQTDIARFWSDGAGTATPPGHINILASIVSTSQNLTLAQNARLFAMLNVALADAAIECWNVKFEQEFWRPVTGIRAGDTDGNDATTVDATWTPLLTTPPFPSYTSGHSTFSGAGAAVLRAFFGIDNFSFTLPTDAAGVADRSFTSFTQAAEEAADSRLYGGIHWRFDNEDGLTAGTSIGEWVARRFFRALPQPGKASLEDGTLYVTGTEKADVILLQKIGSSIYVWMRGRQAGKFAASSVQQVAIDARGGNDYVSLALIAIPSTIYGGAGNDILIGGSKRDVISGGAGNDFLYGLGGNDQLEGNAGRDWLFGGLGRNTLVQ, from the coding sequence ATGATTTCCCGCCGTAAGTCGTTTTATTGCCGAGTTCCACGCCGATTGTCGTTCGAGCAACTCGACGCGCGGGAAGTGATGGCGGGGGATGTGGTTTCGGAATGGAACGGGGTGGCCCTTGATGCGATCAGGTTAGCTGCGACATCGCCGCCGGTGGCTTCACGAGCACTGGCCATTTTGCACGTCGCCATTTTCGACGCGGTGAACTCGATCGATCGGACGCATACGCCGTACAAGGTGCAGTTGGAAGTGTCCGCGACGGCTTCGCGCGAGGCAGCAGTTATCGCAGCTGCGCACGAAGTGCTGACTGCGATCTTTCCTGCCCAAGTCACCACTTTTAATAACTTTCGCGATTTGACGCTGCAACAAGTTCCCGATGGTCCCAACGAAACGGCCGGCGTGAATCTGGGTCGGCAAGTGGCCCAAGATATCTTGGCTCTGCGGAATGGTGATGGCTCTGCCACGGCGGCAATCCCTTACACGCCCGGCAGTGACGTTGGAGAGTGGATTCCCACTCCCCCGGCCAACGCGAACGCGCTGCTGCCAGGTTGGGGGCAAGTGACTCCGTTCACTTTGACCACCGGCAATCAATTCGCGCCGAACGGGATTCCCGAATTGAACTCGGCTGAATACGCAGCAGCGTTCGCCGAAGTGAAGTCGCTGGGAGCCATCGATAGTACGACGCGCACGCAAGATCAAACCGATATCGCTCGCTTCTGGTCGGATGGCGCGGGGACGGCAACCCCACCGGGGCATATCAATATTCTGGCAAGTATCGTCTCGACCTCGCAGAACCTCACGCTCGCACAAAATGCCCGTTTGTTCGCAATGCTGAACGTCGCCCTGGCCGACGCCGCCATCGAGTGTTGGAACGTGAAATTTGAGCAGGAATTCTGGCGTCCCGTGACGGGCATTCGCGCGGGAGATACCGATGGAAACGACGCGACGACTGTCGACGCTACTTGGACTCCGCTGCTTACTACGCCGCCGTTTCCCAGCTATACCTCTGGGCATTCGACTTTCTCAGGCGCTGGGGCAGCAGTCTTGAGAGCCTTCTTCGGCATCGATAATTTTTCCTTCACGCTGCCGACCGATGCCGCTGGTGTAGCCGACCGGTCGTTCACCAGTTTTACGCAGGCTGCGGAAGAAGCGGCCGATAGTCGACTGTATGGGGGCATCCATTGGCGGTTCGACAATGAGGATGGCCTGACCGCGGGGACCAGCATTGGCGAATGGGTTGCTCGGCGATTCTTTCGCGCGCTGCCTCAACCGGGTAAAGCGAGTTTGGAAGACGGCACGCTGTATGTGACTGGCACCGAAAAGGCTGATGTCATTCTACTGCAGAAAATTGGGAGTTCGATTTACGTTTGGATGCGCGGTCGACAGGCAGGGAAGTTTGCCGCCAGCAGTGTGCAGCAGGTGGCCATCGACGCGCGGGGTGGCAACGACTACGTTTCGCTCGCCCTGATCGCGATTCCTTCGACCATTTATGGCGGTGCGGGGAACGACATTCTTATCGGCGGTTCGAAGCGCGATGTGATTAGCGGCGGTGCAGGGAACGACTTTTTGTACGGTCTCGGCGGCAACGATCAACTTGAAGGGAACGCGGGGCGCGATTGGCTGTTCGGCGGGCTTGGTCGCAATACGCTAGTGCAATAG
- a CDS encoding EVE domain-containing protein has protein sequence MKYWLLKTEPESFSIQELQNSPNKTTCWSGVRNYQARNFLRDEMKTGDRVLFYHSNANPPAIVGTARVVKEGYPDGTALDEHDHHWDPKSTAENPIWYMVDIQLDRIFAQPLGLDHLRTVAALQKMELLRKGSRLSVQPVSAAEFKEVLKQAGVK, from the coding sequence ATGAAATATTGGCTGCTGAAGACCGAGCCCGAATCGTTTTCGATTCAAGAATTGCAGAACTCGCCGAACAAGACGACCTGCTGGAGCGGCGTGCGCAATTATCAGGCTCGCAACTTTCTGCGCGACGAGATGAAGACGGGAGATCGAGTGCTGTTCTATCACAGCAATGCGAATCCGCCGGCCATCGTCGGCACTGCTCGCGTGGTGAAGGAGGGCTATCCCGATGGGACGGCGCTCGACGAGCACGACCATCACTGGGATCCGAAGAGCACCGCCGAGAACCCGATTTGGTACATGGTCGATATCCAACTCGATCGCATCTTCGCTCAGCCCCTTGGGCTCGATCACTTGCGCACGGTCGCGGCACTGCAGAAGATGGAACTGCTCCGCAAAGGATCGCGATTGTCGGTGCAACCGGTGAGCGCGGCCGAGTTTAAAGAAGTGCTAAAGCAGGCGGGGGTGAAGTAG
- a CDS encoding DUF420 domain-containing protein — MELFLVAQATLPAATPATAPHTGFIPGSRGSLMLDVVFLAMFLVVPVLLWSVYLVKYRQRYQLHKQLQIVLGTVLLLAVGAFEIDMQLFTDWEALAAPSPYFDAARKWSCPVGISLLVHLSFAIPTLVLWIVVIVRALRNFPSPPLPGPHSVWHRRWGMIATGGMVMTAVTGWFFYVMAFVLTK; from the coding sequence GTGGAGCTGTTCCTAGTCGCCCAAGCTACCCTGCCGGCAGCAACCCCAGCGACTGCGCCTCACACGGGATTTATTCCGGGCTCGCGCGGCTCCCTGATGCTCGATGTTGTCTTTCTGGCGATGTTCCTCGTCGTTCCAGTGCTGCTGTGGAGCGTGTACCTGGTGAAATATCGCCAGCGCTACCAGTTGCACAAACAGCTTCAGATCGTGCTCGGCACGGTGCTGCTGCTGGCGGTGGGTGCCTTCGAAATCGACATGCAGCTGTTCACCGACTGGGAAGCCCTGGCCGCGCCCTCTCCTTATTTTGATGCGGCGCGCAAATGGTCGTGCCCGGTGGGTATCAGTCTGCTCGTGCACTTATCGTTCGCAATTCCGACGCTGGTGCTCTGGATCGTGGTGATTGTCCGCGCACTGCGGAACTTTCCCAGCCCGCCACTGCCAGGACCACATTCCGTCTGGCATCGCCGTTGGGGCATGATTGCCACTGGCGGCATGGTGATGACCGCGGTCACGGGCTGGTTCTTTTACGTCATGGCTTTTGTGCTGACGAAATAG
- a CDS encoding peroxiredoxin family protein: MKRHLLAALFAAATFGICTAEDAAPKSTKAAPAKEKKVDIGTQAPAFKIKDAAGKEIELSALTAKGPVLVRLTCGCSGCDKELAYFQEINEAYKSQGLTSLLVFREPDEKVAKYAAEKKLDMLYAVDSKGTAWEAFETKAMPTNFLIEKGGKIISIAAGCEPNGLIANIVSKKAAKAIGVEAVSVGKDAKKVEKK, translated from the coding sequence ATGAAACGACACTTGCTCGCCGCACTTTTTGCCGCTGCCACGTTCGGCATCTGCACGGCAGAGGACGCCGCTCCGAAGTCGACGAAAGCTGCCCCTGCGAAGGAGAAGAAGGTCGATATCGGCACGCAGGCTCCCGCCTTTAAGATCAAAGATGCTGCGGGCAAAGAGATTGAACTGTCGGCTCTGACCGCCAAGGGACCGGTGCTCGTCCGTCTCACTTGCGGCTGCTCGGGCTGCGACAAAGAGTTGGCCTACTTTCAAGAAATCAACGAAGCCTACAAATCCCAAGGGCTGACAAGTTTGCTCGTATTCCGCGAACCGGACGAAAAGGTCGCCAAGTACGCTGCCGAGAAGAAGCTCGACATGCTCTATGCGGTCGACTCGAAGGGTACCGCCTGGGAAGCCTTCGAAACCAAGGCCATGCCCACCAACTTCCTGATCGAAAAGGGTGGCAAGATCATCTCGATCGCCGCCGGCTGCGAACCGAATGGCCTGATTGCCAACATCGTCTCGAAGAAAGCCGCCAAGGCCATTGGCGTTGAAGCGGTCAGCGTGGGTAAAGACGCGAAAAAGGTCGAGAAGAAGTAA
- a CDS encoding AMP-dependent synthetase/ligase has product MELLARRAAEGASSGGLLVIRDRAELYRLKWAEIAELACAAADILAKRGVGPGDRVTLAAGNSLAWIVADFAVQIIGAVLVPLHTSLSPSQFAWQIQHSGSLLTIVDEALAPRLLAVAEMLNPAWEMLTLAATSNLCASGSVTAGRLRWQRTLETVTPDSLTSIVYTSGTSGDPKGVMLTQGNLAANALGIVAGFGRQPTDVRLNALPFSHAYGRMSDLLVSLAGDTWLALAQSRETYVRDAQLVQPTLMVAVPALLGRLQQGALAQFGPSDPAAIQKLLGGHVRGFISGGARLEPALLNYFAAQQTPVYEGYGLTEAAPVVTLSSPASYQAGTVGCAVPGIALKTITDGELLVHGPNVMAGYWQDAAATSEVLAGGWLHTGDLATIDGEGLVTLGGRKKEFIALATGKKVWPATIESLFDADSLIRQIMVIGEGERSLGALVVLKNTNAAEHDGPAVRQQVLAHLAAQLQHLAAHEQIRRVWLLPNPWTAEQNELTPKLTLRRPVILQRYADCVRQMFCDD; this is encoded by the coding sequence ATGGAGTTGCTTGCGCGGCGGGCCGCTGAAGGAGCCAGTTCGGGCGGCCTGCTGGTAATCCGCGATCGCGCGGAACTGTATCGCCTGAAATGGGCCGAGATTGCTGAACTGGCCTGCGCTGCGGCTGATATTTTAGCCAAGCGAGGGGTTGGTCCTGGCGACCGCGTGACGCTGGCCGCTGGCAATTCGCTGGCGTGGATCGTGGCCGATTTCGCGGTGCAGATAATTGGCGCCGTGCTCGTACCGCTGCACACCTCTCTCAGCCCGTCACAATTTGCCTGGCAGATTCAGCACAGTGGCAGCCTGCTAACCATTGTTGATGAAGCGCTCGCACCTCGGCTGCTCGCAGTAGCCGAAATGCTGAATCCTGCCTGGGAAATGCTAACGCTCGCTGCCACGTCGAACTTGTGCGCCAGCGGTTCCGTCACTGCAGGGAGACTGCGCTGGCAACGAACACTGGAGACAGTTACTCCCGACTCGCTGACGAGCATCGTCTATACCTCGGGCACCAGTGGCGATCCCAAGGGAGTGATGTTGACGCAAGGCAATCTCGCAGCCAACGCATTAGGAATCGTGGCGGGCTTCGGCCGTCAACCAACCGACGTCCGGCTGAATGCCCTACCGTTCAGCCATGCTTATGGTCGCATGAGCGATCTGCTGGTCTCGCTGGCCGGGGATACCTGGCTGGCACTCGCGCAGAGTCGCGAGACCTATGTGCGTGATGCTCAACTCGTGCAGCCGACGCTGATGGTCGCTGTTCCTGCACTTCTCGGTCGCCTGCAGCAAGGTGCGCTAGCGCAGTTCGGACCGAGCGATCCCGCTGCCATTCAGAAACTGCTCGGTGGCCACGTGCGCGGCTTTATCTCCGGGGGAGCGAGGCTTGAACCGGCGCTGCTTAACTACTTTGCCGCCCAGCAAACACCCGTCTATGAAGGATATGGCCTGACCGAAGCTGCGCCGGTTGTCACGCTATCGTCGCCAGCCAGCTACCAAGCGGGAACAGTCGGCTGTGCGGTTCCTGGGATCGCACTGAAGACCATCACGGACGGCGAACTGCTGGTGCATGGTCCGAATGTAATGGCCGGCTATTGGCAGGATGCTGCAGCAACGAGTGAAGTGCTGGCAGGCGGCTGGCTGCATACGGGAGATCTGGCGACTATCGACGGCGAAGGCCTGGTAACGCTTGGCGGTCGCAAGAAGGAATTCATTGCCTTGGCCACGGGAAAAAAGGTCTGGCCGGCGACGATCGAGTCGCTGTTCGACGCCGATTCGCTGATTCGCCAGATCATGGTGATCGGCGAAGGAGAACGAAGTCTCGGCGCGCTGGTGGTGCTGAAGAACACAAACGCAGCCGAGCACGATGGGCCCGCGGTTCGGCAACAGGTGCTTGCTCACCTGGCCGCCCAACTTCAACACCTGGCCGCGCACGAACAGATTCGCCGCGTCTGGTTGTTGCCTAATCCCTGGACCGCAGAGCAGAACGAACTTACTCCCAAGCTGACGCTACGCCGCCCAGTCATTTTGCAGCGTTATGCCGATTGCGTGCGGCAGATGTTCTGCGACGATTGA
- the queC gene encoding 7-cyano-7-deazaguanine synthase QueC — protein MPAPKPVCVVLLSGGLDSATVLAIAIEQGFEPACLSFRYGQRHVMELDAAREIAVASHIERQAVVDIDLRQFGGSALTSDLAVPKSASVSEIGGGIPITYVPARNTIFLSYALAYAETLGATDIFIGVNALDYSGYPDCRPEYIAAFERLANLATKAGVEGAQRMKIHAPLLQLTKGQIIARGLALGVDYSLTRSCYDPAPDGAACGECDSCLLRKKGFAENGEADPIVYQTR, from the coding sequence ATGCCTGCTCCTAAACCCGTGTGTGTTGTGCTGCTCAGCGGTGGGCTCGATTCCGCCACGGTGCTCGCGATTGCGATTGAGCAAGGTTTCGAGCCAGCCTGCCTCAGCTTTCGCTACGGCCAGCGGCATGTCATGGAACTCGACGCTGCCCGCGAAATTGCCGTGGCCAGTCATATCGAACGGCAAGCAGTTGTCGATATCGACCTGCGGCAGTTCGGCGGGTCGGCGCTCACCAGCGATCTCGCAGTCCCGAAGTCGGCAAGCGTAAGTGAGATTGGCGGGGGAATCCCCATCACTTATGTTCCTGCGCGGAACACTATTTTTCTCTCCTACGCGCTTGCCTATGCCGAAACACTGGGAGCAACCGACATCTTCATCGGCGTGAATGCACTCGACTACAGCGGCTATCCCGACTGCCGGCCCGAGTACATTGCGGCGTTCGAGCGACTTGCCAATCTAGCGACGAAGGCCGGCGTAGAAGGCGCACAGCGAATGAAGATTCATGCCCCGCTATTGCAGTTGACGAAGGGGCAGATCATCGCCCGTGGTCTGGCGCTCGGAGTCGACTACAGCTTGACGCGCAGCTGCTACGATCCGGCACCCGATGGTGCGGCGTGTGGCGAATGCGATTCGTGCCTGCTACGAAAAAAAGGCTTCGCCGAAAATGGCGAAGCCGACCCGATTGTTTATCAAACCCGGTAA
- the pilM gene encoding pilus assembly protein PilM, whose product MARSAGVWGIDVGRCALKALRCRMDGDVVVADGYDYIEYPKLLTQADADAAQLVKEALEQFLSRNNLRGDRVAISVPGESGLARYFKPPPVDVKKIADIVKYEARQQIPFALEDVIWDYQRMPGGQEVDGFALESEVGLFAMKREQVAKALKPFLDAEIEVDVIQLAPIAIYNFFAHDMTNPLKDGQTYDSDSPPASSVVLSIGTETTDLVVTNGFRLWQRNIPLGGNHFTKQLSKDLKLTFAKAEHLKRNPRQAEDPKAIFQAMRPVFGDMVTEVQRSIGFFHSLDRKAKITNIVILGNTVKLPGLSQYLGKHLGYEVTELDAFRRLTGASVVTSPSFKDNLLAFGAAYGLCVQALEKSKLKTNLLPRELILQRIIKAKKPWAVAGVAAIVLACALNFIFHYMTWEKVHELHEENNVKWADAVSTASNISSLSGSYQAEHENRKKILAQMRAIGDEVVGAADRRVMWLEITKAINNALPPMAKQGRIPAGQIPDHQQLPFSQRQDLKIEYLETQHFPDLAVWFTDTVKRRYIEQNDLLPKLVADPNAQPAQPGQPAPAPMVGMDGAMAGGAGTASATDVSSIQIESPTGPGWVIEIKGYHFFNDPSNSAIGGSAHVKRTLIKSIETGVVDLPSGPGGKTERFTFKELGLGFAILARDIPIDKQFRLANPNYAGAGIGAGGPGLGFDSPPTGQLVPEDPKNPQFFTVPKCEFVVQFCWQEKPLNKRFEERKKKADAAQAAAAAGTPIPGAPVSAVPVPGVAPAAVPVAPINPAPIPVAPAVPPVVAPMPAPVDPGAAVPVAPSPAVPEPAAGPGAVPATPPATPPPVPPA is encoded by the coding sequence ATGGCAAGAAGTGCTGGTGTTTGGGGTATCGACGTTGGTCGTTGTGCCCTCAAAGCGTTGCGTTGCCGCATGGATGGCGACGTCGTTGTAGCCGATGGTTACGATTACATCGAATATCCCAAGCTGTTGACGCAGGCCGATGCCGATGCAGCTCAATTGGTGAAAGAAGCGCTCGAGCAGTTTCTGTCGCGCAACAACTTGCGCGGTGACCGGGTCGCCATCTCAGTTCCCGGCGAATCGGGTCTCGCTCGTTATTTCAAGCCGCCACCGGTCGACGTGAAGAAGATTGCCGACATCGTCAAGTACGAAGCGCGGCAGCAAATCCCCTTCGCGCTCGAAGACGTGATCTGGGACTATCAGCGGATGCCCGGTGGGCAGGAAGTCGATGGCTTCGCGCTCGAGTCGGAAGTCGGCCTGTTCGCGATGAAGCGCGAGCAAGTTGCCAAAGCACTCAAGCCGTTTTTGGATGCCGAGATCGAAGTCGATGTCATCCAACTCGCGCCGATTGCGATCTACAACTTCTTCGCCCACGACATGACGAATCCGCTGAAGGACGGCCAAACCTACGACTCGGATTCGCCGCCCGCTTCGTCGGTCGTCCTTTCGATCGGTACCGAAACGACCGACCTGGTCGTAACGAATGGTTTTCGACTTTGGCAGCGCAACATTCCGCTCGGTGGCAACCACTTCACCAAGCAATTGTCGAAGGACCTGAAGCTCACCTTCGCGAAGGCTGAGCACCTGAAGCGGAATCCTCGCCAGGCGGAAGATCCCAAGGCGATCTTTCAGGCCATGCGACCCGTCTTCGGCGACATGGTGACCGAAGTTCAGCGGTCGATCGGCTTTTTTCATAGCCTCGATCGCAAAGCCAAAATCACGAATATTGTGATCCTGGGCAATACGGTCAAACTCCCCGGTTTGTCGCAATACTTGGGCAAGCACCTGGGATATGAAGTCACCGAGTTGGACGCGTTTCGGCGGCTGACCGGTGCGTCGGTCGTGACATCGCCGTCGTTCAAAGACAACTTGCTGGCTTTTGGTGCAGCCTATGGCTTGTGCGTGCAAGCCCTGGAAAAGAGCAAGCTCAAGACGAATCTGCTGCCGCGAGAATTGATCCTGCAGCGGATCATCAAGGCCAAAAAGCCATGGGCCGTCGCCGGTGTTGCGGCCATTGTGCTGGCCTGTGCACTCAACTTTATTTTCCACTACATGACGTGGGAGAAAGTGCACGAGCTGCATGAAGAGAACAATGTGAAATGGGCTGACGCCGTCAGCACGGCTTCGAATATCAGCTCTCTAAGTGGCAGCTATCAGGCGGAACATGAGAATCGCAAAAAAATCCTAGCTCAGATGCGTGCGATTGGCGACGAAGTGGTTGGTGCCGCCGACCGCCGCGTGATGTGGCTGGAAATCACGAAAGCGATCAATAACGCCTTGCCGCCTATGGCCAAGCAGGGGCGAATTCCGGCGGGACAAATTCCCGACCATCAGCAGTTGCCGTTTTCGCAGCGGCAAGATTTGAAAATTGAGTATCTGGAAACGCAGCATTTCCCCGATCTGGCCGTTTGGTTCACCGATACGGTAAAGCGTCGTTACATCGAACAGAACGATCTGTTGCCGAAGCTGGTCGCCGATCCGAATGCTCAACCCGCGCAGCCTGGCCAGCCAGCGCCAGCTCCGATGGTTGGCATGGATGGAGCGATGGCAGGTGGAGCGGGAACTGCCAGTGCCACTGATGTCTCGTCGATTCAGATTGAAAGCCCCACCGGGCCAGGCTGGGTCATTGAGATCAAGGGATATCACTTCTTTAACGATCCTTCGAACTCTGCCATTGGTGGCTCGGCGCATGTGAAGCGAACTTTGATTAAGTCGATCGAAACGGGAGTCGTCGACCTGCCAAGCGGACCAGGTGGCAAGACCGAGCGGTTCACATTTAAAGAACTGGGCCTGGGCTTTGCGATTCTGGCCCGCGATATTCCCATCGACAAACAGTTTCGCCTCGCCAATCCGAACTACGCGGGAGCAGGCATTGGTGCGGGTGGACCGGGACTTGGTTTTGACTCGCCACCGACTGGGCAGCTGGTCCCAGAAGACCCGAAAAATCCTCAGTTCTTTACGGTTCCCAAGTGCGAATTTGTCGTCCAGTTCTGCTGGCAAGAAAAGCCGCTGAACAAGCGCTTCGAAGAACGTAAGAAGAAAGCTGACGCCGCGCAAGCAGCCGCAGCAGCTGGAACACCCATTCCGGGCGCTCCAGTATCTGCTGTGCCAGTTCCCGGAGTGGCACCTGCTGCTGTGCCCGTTGCGCCAATCAATCCGGCACCAATTCCCGTTGCTCCTGCGGTGCCACCCGTTGTTGCTCCCATGCCCGCACCAGTTGATCCCGGCGCGGCAGTGCCAGTTGCACCGTCGCCCGCTGTGCCCGAGCCAGCGGCTGGCCCCGGAGCTGTACCAGCAACTCCGCCAGCCACACCACCACCCGTTCCTCCCGCGTGA
- a CDS encoding SDR family NAD(P)-dependent oxidoreductase gives MRFITKSLVGLSAAWGVYQFGRVLVQQTRHFYWAGKIAIVTGGSRGLGLVLARQLVAQGVKVTICARTAADVAAATRELRDAGGDVLGLVCDVRDQAQVNAVVESTVRHWGSIDLLFNVAGIMQVGPLDAMTVEDFRTAMNINCFGALHSVLAVLPTMRRNRWGRIVNVASIGGKRAVPHMIPYDTSKFALVGLSNGLRTELAKDGILVTTACPSLMCTGSPRNATFKGQHRQEYAWFSIGGSLPVVALTAESAARQILNACQNGDGEVYIANLFSPPVWASELAPTLTAEILALINRFLPAMGGIGQRAAYGYESESSVSPSWITALGDAAAERNNEMRPRPDESSLPLSTTGVFR, from the coding sequence ATGCGATTCATAACGAAGTCCCTGGTGGGTCTAAGCGCCGCCTGGGGCGTCTATCAATTTGGGCGAGTATTGGTCCAGCAAACTCGTCATTTCTACTGGGCGGGCAAAATTGCAATCGTGACTGGAGGTTCGCGCGGTTTAGGATTAGTACTGGCACGGCAACTAGTCGCCCAAGGAGTCAAGGTAACGATCTGTGCTCGCACCGCCGCCGATGTTGCCGCTGCGACTCGCGAACTGCGCGACGCCGGCGGAGATGTACTTGGACTGGTTTGCGATGTGCGCGATCAAGCACAGGTAAATGCGGTCGTAGAAAGCACGGTACGCCATTGGGGAAGCATTGATTTGCTTTTCAATGTTGCCGGCATCATGCAGGTCGGTCCGCTAGATGCGATGACCGTCGAAGATTTCCGCACAGCCATGAACATCAACTGTTTTGGCGCACTGCATTCGGTACTTGCGGTATTGCCAACCATGCGGCGGAACCGCTGGGGTCGAATCGTTAATGTTGCTTCTATCGGCGGCAAACGTGCGGTGCCGCACATGATTCCCTACGACACCAGTAAATTCGCCCTCGTTGGATTGTCGAACGGTTTGCGCACTGAGTTGGCAAAAGATGGCATTCTGGTGACGACTGCCTGCCCCAGCTTGATGTGCACGGGAAGTCCGCGCAATGCCACCTTCAAAGGGCAGCATCGGCAGGAATATGCCTGGTTCAGTATCGGCGGATCGCTGCCCGTTGTCGCACTCACTGCCGAATCTGCTGCGCGGCAGATTCTTAACGCGTGTCAAAACGGTGACGGCGAAGTTTATATCGCAAATTTATTCAGCCCTCCGGTCTGGGCTTCCGAACTTGCGCCGACATTAACGGCTGAGATTTTGGCTTTGATCAACCGTTTCCTGCCCGCAATGGGCGGCATCGGTCAACGCGCAGCTTACGGTTACGAGAGTGAGTCGAGCGTTTCTCCATCGTGGATTACCGCGCTCGGTGATGCTGCTGCCGAGCGGAATAATGAGATGCGACCGCGGCCCGACGAAAGTTCACTTCCCCTTAGCACGACTGGAGTTTTTCGATGA